From Pseudoxanthomonas sp. YR558, the proteins below share one genomic window:
- a CDS encoding DNA translocase FtsK, producing MAKQLPDNGKSKAAPAATRKQATPPNPRRQRLWRDLALIAIAPLLLYLLASLFTFSPQDPSWSQSGSLTAPVHNMGGLAGAYLADMLLWLFGYVAFLLPLILGAIAWIALFGMDTDGDGNADLGPALRLIGMVAFLISATGLLHLRGVPAEHFSAGAGGILGTLVGKSLLKLFGGLGGNLFLLVLFLTSVTLATGLSWFAVMERIGKYVLMLPDLFRRGSQQANEWQQTRAMREERETVRKTDAIARAKREPVKIEPPAPAVVEKSERAKREQQIPLFHGTGGDESGLPPLSLLDDPKPQTKGYSEETLETLSRQIEFKLKDFRIDVQVVGAYPGPVITRFEMEPAPGVKVSQISSLDKDIARGLSVKSVRVVDVIPGKSVIGLEIPNTSREMIFLSELLRSKEYDKSGSVLTLALGKDIAGRPTVADLARMPHLLVAGTTGSGKSVAVNAMVLSLLYKASPKDLRMLMIDPKMLELSVYQGIPHLLAPVVTDMKEAANGLRWCVAEMERRYKLMSAVGVRNLAGFNKKVKDAMDAGQPLMDPLFKPNPDLAEAPRPLEPMPFIVIFIDEFADMMMIVGKKVEELIARLAQKARAAGIHLILATQRPSVDVITGLIKANIPTRIAFQVSSKIDSRTILDQSGAETLLGHGDMLYLPPGTAMPERIHGAFVSDEEVHRVVEHLKASGSADYIEGVLEEIQTMGDGIVVGPTGLPESGGGGGDESDPLYDEAVKIVTESRRASISGVQRRLKIGYNRAARLIEAMEAAGVVTPPEHNGDRQVLAPPPPR from the coding sequence GTGGCGAAGCAGCTCCCGGACAACGGCAAATCAAAGGCGGCACCCGCCGCTACGCGCAAGCAGGCGACGCCGCCCAATCCGCGTCGGCAGCGCCTGTGGCGCGACCTCGCGCTGATCGCCATCGCGCCCTTGCTGCTGTATCTGCTGGCCAGCCTTTTCACTTTTTCGCCGCAGGACCCCAGCTGGTCGCAGTCCGGCAGCCTCACGGCGCCCGTGCACAACATGGGCGGCCTGGCGGGCGCCTATCTGGCCGACATGCTGCTGTGGCTGTTCGGCTATGTGGCCTTCCTGCTGCCGTTGATCCTGGGTGCGATCGCCTGGATCGCCCTGTTCGGCATGGATACCGATGGTGACGGAAACGCCGATCTCGGGCCCGCATTGCGGCTGATCGGCATGGTGGCGTTCCTCATCTCCGCCACCGGCCTGCTGCACCTCCGGGGCGTACCGGCTGAGCATTTCTCTGCGGGTGCCGGCGGTATCCTCGGCACGCTGGTGGGCAAATCCTTGCTCAAGCTGTTCGGCGGTCTGGGCGGCAACCTGTTCCTGCTGGTGCTGTTCCTGACCTCGGTGACGCTGGCGACCGGCCTGTCCTGGTTCGCGGTGATGGAGCGCATCGGCAAGTACGTGCTGATGCTGCCGGACCTGTTCCGCCGTGGCAGCCAGCAGGCCAACGAATGGCAGCAGACGCGCGCTATGCGCGAAGAGCGCGAAACCGTCCGCAAGACCGATGCCATCGCGCGTGCCAAGCGCGAGCCCGTGAAGATCGAGCCGCCCGCGCCGGCAGTGGTCGAGAAAAGCGAACGCGCCAAGCGTGAGCAGCAAATCCCGCTGTTCCACGGCACCGGCGGGGACGAGTCCGGCTTGCCGCCGCTGTCGCTGCTCGACGACCCCAAGCCGCAGACCAAGGGGTATTCCGAAGAGACGCTGGAAACGCTGTCGCGCCAGATCGAATTCAAGCTCAAGGACTTCCGCATCGATGTGCAGGTGGTCGGCGCCTATCCGGGGCCGGTGATCACGCGCTTCGAGATGGAGCCCGCGCCCGGCGTGAAGGTCAGCCAGATCAGCTCGCTGGACAAGGACATCGCCCGCGGCCTGTCGGTGAAGTCGGTGCGCGTGGTGGACGTGATCCCGGGCAAGTCGGTGATCGGCCTGGAGATCCCCAACACCAGTCGCGAGATGATCTTCCTATCCGAACTGTTGCGCTCGAAGGAGTACGACAAGTCCGGCAGCGTGCTGACGCTCGCACTGGGCAAGGACATCGCCGGCCGGCCGACCGTGGCCGATCTGGCGCGCATGCCGCACCTGCTGGTCGCCGGTACCACCGGTTCGGGCAAGTCGGTGGCGGTCAACGCGATGGTGCTAAGCCTGCTGTACAAGGCGTCGCCGAAAGACCTGCGCATGCTGATGATCGACCCGAAGATGCTGGAACTCAGCGTCTACCAGGGCATCCCGCACTTGCTGGCCCCGGTGGTCACCGACATGAAGGAGGCCGCCAACGGTCTGCGCTGGTGCGTGGCGGAGATGGAGCGTCGCTACAAGCTGATGAGCGCCGTGGGCGTGCGCAACCTGGCCGGCTTCAACAAGAAGGTCAAGGACGCGATGGACGCGGGGCAGCCGTTGATGGACCCGTTGTTCAAACCGAATCCGGATCTTGCCGAGGCGCCGCGTCCGCTCGAGCCGATGCCCTTCATCGTCATCTTCATCGACGAATTCGCCGACATGATGATGATCGTCGGCAAGAAGGTCGAAGAACTCATCGCCCGCCTGGCGCAGAAAGCACGCGCCGCCGGCATCCATCTGATCCTCGCCACCCAGCGTCCGTCGGTGGACGTCATCACCGGCTTGATCAAGGCGAATATCCCCACTCGTATCGCCTTCCAGGTCAGCTCGAAGATCGACTCGCGCACGATCCTGGACCAGTCGGGTGCCGAGACGCTGCTGGGCCATGGCGACATGCTGTACCTGCCACCGGGCACCGCCATGCCCGAGCGCATCCACGGTGCCTTCGTCAGTGACGAGGAAGTACATCGCGTCGTCGAGCACCTCAAGGCCAGCGGCAGCGCCGACTACATCGAAGGCGTGCTGGAAGAAATCCAGACCATGGGCGATGGCATCGTGGTCGGCCCGACGGGGCTGCCAGAGTCCGGCGGCGGCGGTGGCGACGAGTCCGATCCGCTGTACGACGAAGCAGTCAAGATCGTCACCGAGAGCCGGCGTGCCTCGATCTCCGGCGTGCAGCGCCGCCTGAAGATCGGCTACAACCGTGCCGCGCGCCTGATCGAGGCCATGGAAGCAGCAGGTGTCGTGACGCCGCCTGAGCACAACGGCGACCGCCAGGTGCTGGCGCCGCCGCCGCCCCGCTGA
- the trxB gene encoding thioredoxin-disulfide reductase, giving the protein MSTSKHCRLLILGSGPAGWTAAVYAARANLKPVVITGLQQGGQLMTTTEVDNWPGDAHGLMGPDLMTRMQAHAERFETEVIFDHIHTADLSKRPFKLIGDSGEYTADALIIATGATAKYLGLESEEAFKGRGVSACATCDGFFYRDQDVAVIGGGNTAVEEALYLANIARKVYLVHRRDTLRAEKIMQDKLFAKIQAGKIEPVWHHTVDEVLGNEAGVTGLRVKSVLDDSTREIDIHGFFVAIGHTPNTSLFEGQLDMSNGYLKIRSGIEGNATATTIPGVFAAGDVTDQHYRQAITSAGFGCMAALDAERFLDKDA; this is encoded by the coding sequence ATGAGCACTTCCAAGCACTGCCGCCTGTTGATCCTGGGCTCCGGCCCTGCCGGTTGGACCGCTGCCGTCTATGCAGCCCGCGCCAACCTCAAGCCCGTGGTGATCACGGGGCTGCAGCAGGGCGGTCAGCTGATGACGACGACGGAAGTGGACAACTGGCCCGGCGATGCCCATGGCTTGATGGGGCCGGACCTGATGACCCGCATGCAGGCGCATGCCGAACGGTTCGAGACCGAGGTCATTTTCGACCACATCCATACCGCCGACCTGTCCAAGCGCCCGTTCAAGCTGATCGGCGACAGCGGCGAATACACCGCCGACGCCCTGATCATCGCCACCGGTGCAACCGCCAAGTACCTGGGCCTGGAGTCGGAAGAGGCGTTCAAGGGCCGCGGCGTGTCCGCCTGCGCGACCTGCGACGGCTTCTTCTACCGCGACCAGGACGTGGCGGTGATCGGCGGCGGCAATACCGCCGTGGAAGAGGCGCTGTACCTGGCCAACATCGCGCGCAAGGTCTACCTGGTGCACCGCCGGGACACACTGCGCGCCGAAAAGATCATGCAAGACAAGCTGTTCGCCAAGATCCAGGCGGGCAAGATCGAGCCGGTGTGGCACCACACCGTCGACGAGGTGCTGGGCAACGAAGCCGGCGTGACGGGTCTGCGGGTGAAGTCGGTGCTGGACGACAGCACGCGCGAAATCGACATCCACGGGTTCTTCGTTGCGATCGGCCACACCCCCAACACCAGCCTCTTCGAAGGCCAGCTCGACATGAGCAATGGCTACCTGAAGATCCGTTCCGGCATCGAAGGCAACGCGACCGCGACCACCATCCCCGGCGTGTTTGCCGCCGGCGACGTGACAGACCAGCACTACCGGCAGGCCATCACTTCGGCTGGCTTCGGCTGCATGGCGGCGCTGGATGCGGAACGCTTCCTGGACAAGGACGCCTGA
- a CDS encoding metallophosphoesterase, translating into MDKLLIKQCLFYGSWLAWPAIVWLLWRLRRRTSRAWTALLLVGALVFVWARFIEPQMIRVQHTTVAGTGAAARIALVSDIHLGIYKGPGFLDRLVDRINAQAVDAVVIAGDFTYEPDDASLELMFAPLARVNVPVYAVLGNHDQQAPGPDIDQALRHALAAHRVQVIEGSFADVGDLRLAGLGDRWAQKDDAGFLAASARRPVVVLTHNPDSAIQLGPDDAALVLAGHTHGGQIRIPWLYRRVIPSQYGFDRGLQTLKTPRGDVRVFTTVGTGEIGLPMRLFNPPTIDVLDLRP; encoded by the coding sequence GTGGACAAGCTGCTGATCAAGCAGTGCCTGTTCTATGGCAGCTGGCTGGCCTGGCCGGCCATCGTCTGGCTGCTGTGGCGTCTGCGTCGGCGCACCTCCCGCGCGTGGACGGCGCTGCTGCTGGTGGGCGCCCTGGTGTTCGTCTGGGCCCGCTTCATCGAACCGCAGATGATCCGGGTGCAGCACACCACCGTCGCCGGCACCGGCGCGGCGGCCCGGATCGCGCTGGTCAGCGACATCCACCTCGGCATCTACAAGGGGCCGGGGTTCCTCGATCGACTGGTGGACCGCATCAATGCCCAGGCCGTCGATGCGGTAGTGATCGCGGGCGATTTCACCTATGAGCCCGACGATGCGTCGCTGGAGCTCATGTTCGCGCCGTTGGCACGCGTGAACGTGCCGGTCTATGCGGTCCTGGGCAACCACGACCAGCAAGCCCCCGGCCCGGATATCGATCAGGCGTTGCGTCACGCGCTCGCCGCTCATCGCGTGCAGGTCATTGAAGGCAGCTTCGCCGACGTGGGCGATCTCCGGCTTGCCGGGCTTGGCGATCGCTGGGCGCAGAAGGACGATGCAGGCTTCCTCGCGGCAAGCGCGCGGCGCCCCGTTGTCGTGCTGACCCACAATCCTGACAGCGCCATCCAGCTCGGGCCCGACGATGCTGCACTGGTCCTTGCTGGGCATACCCACGGCGGCCAGATCCGCATCCCGTGGCTGTATCGCCGTGTCATTCCCAGTCAGTACGGATTCGATCGCGGATTGCAGACACTCAAGACGCCCCGCGGCGACGTTCGGGTGTTCACCACGGTCGGTACCGGCGAGATCGGGTTGCCGATGCGCTTGTTCAACCCGCCGACCATCGACGTGCTGGACCTGCGTCCGTAG
- a CDS encoding GNAT family N-acetyltransferase, with the protein MPVVRFLASLADVPAPAWDALHDSRNPFVSHAFLHGMEAEGCLRADWGWRPHHASLWEGDRLIAAAPGYLKDNSHGEFVFDHAWAHAYAQHGTDYYPKWLGAVPYSPVTGPRLLASDPRHRVALLQAIEEEARRLGLSSAHVNFHPVPEDAAFSDAWLARTDVQYHWRNPGHWRTFDGFLADFDHKHRKNIRQERAKVARAGVSFRVLHGDEASEADLQAMFGFYLRTFRDYGNSPALTLGFLRHLARTLSRNLVMFLADHEGDTIAGALCLRGGDALYGRYWGAQTTLPGLHFETCYYQGIEYCLREDLTLFEPGAQGEHKIARGFLPAFVHSRHWVADSDFAAALADWCAQETAAVRRYVRTLHSHTPFKDQGRPAPGTPGIPA; encoded by the coding sequence ATGCCGGTCGTCCGTTTTCTCGCCTCGCTTGCCGATGTGCCCGCCCCTGCCTGGGACGCGCTGCACGACAGCCGCAATCCGTTCGTATCCCATGCTTTCCTGCACGGAATGGAGGCCGAAGGCTGCCTGCGCGCGGACTGGGGATGGCGTCCCCACCACGCATCGCTGTGGGAAGGCGATCGCCTGATCGCCGCAGCGCCCGGATACCTCAAGGACAATTCGCACGGTGAGTTCGTCTTCGACCATGCATGGGCGCATGCCTATGCGCAGCACGGGACGGACTACTACCCCAAGTGGCTGGGCGCCGTGCCCTATTCGCCCGTCACCGGCCCGCGCCTGCTGGCGTCGGATCCCCGCCATCGCGTGGCACTGCTGCAGGCGATCGAAGAGGAAGCGCGTCGCCTCGGGTTATCGTCGGCGCACGTCAACTTCCACCCGGTACCCGAGGATGCCGCCTTCTCCGATGCCTGGTTGGCGCGTACCGACGTCCAGTATCACTGGCGCAACCCGGGCCATTGGCGGACGTTCGATGGATTTCTTGCCGATTTCGACCACAAGCACCGCAAGAACATCCGTCAGGAACGAGCGAAAGTCGCACGTGCCGGCGTGAGCTTCCGCGTGCTGCACGGCGACGAGGCCAGCGAGGCCGACCTGCAGGCCATGTTCGGCTTCTATCTGCGCACGTTCCGCGATTACGGCAATTCGCCTGCGCTGACGCTCGGGTTCCTGCGCCACCTCGCACGCACCCTGTCGCGCAATCTCGTCATGTTCCTTGCCGACCATGAGGGCGACACCATCGCGGGAGCCTTGTGCCTACGCGGCGGTGATGCGCTGTACGGCCGCTACTGGGGTGCGCAGACGACATTGCCTGGGCTGCACTTCGAGACCTGCTACTACCAGGGCATCGAGTACTGCCTTCGCGAAGACCTGACCCTGTTCGAGCCCGGCGCGCAGGGCGAACACAAGATCGCGCGCGGCTTCCTGCCGGCCTTCGTGCATTCCCGGCACTGGGTCGCCGATTCCGACTTCGCCGCCGCCCTCGCCGACTGGTGCGCACAGGAGACGGCGGCCGTGCGCCGCTACGTGCGCACATTGCATTCGCACACGCCCTTCAAGGATCAGGGCCGGCCCGCCCCGGGGACTCCTGGAATTCCAGCATGA
- the aat gene encoding leucyl/phenylalanyl-tRNA--protein transferase, with protein sequence MNTRPIVLSPDPYAPFPPVEHAMRDPDGLLAIGGDLSLPRLLNAYRHGIFPWFSAGQPPLWWSPDPRMVFRTDGVRLSSRFRRALRQNTWHVRADTCFEQVITACAQSPRPGQRGTWITSGMRQAYLDLHRQGHAHSVEVFDEDALVGGIYGVAIGRMFFGESMFSARSGGSKVALASLAAYLAESGWPLIDAQVENPHLASLGASLMPREAFTGAIAELVDLSSPEGTWTEGFGGREASRLAQASGP encoded by the coding sequence ATGAACACCCGGCCCATCGTCCTCTCGCCCGACCCGTACGCACCCTTCCCTCCCGTCGAGCACGCCATGCGCGATCCCGATGGGCTGCTGGCGATCGGCGGCGACTTGTCATTGCCGCGCCTGCTCAACGCGTACCGCCACGGGATATTCCCCTGGTTCTCCGCGGGCCAGCCGCCGCTGTGGTGGTCGCCGGATCCCCGCATGGTGTTTCGCACCGATGGCGTCCGGCTCTCTTCGCGCTTCCGTCGCGCGCTCAGGCAGAACACCTGGCATGTCCGTGCCGACACCTGCTTCGAGCAGGTGATCACCGCGTGTGCCCAATCGCCTCGTCCCGGACAACGAGGCACCTGGATCACCTCGGGGATGCGGCAGGCCTACCTCGATCTTCATCGGCAAGGGCACGCGCATTCGGTCGAAGTCTTCGACGAAGACGCTCTCGTTGGCGGCATCTATGGCGTGGCAATCGGGCGAATGTTCTTCGGCGAAAGCATGTTCAGCGCCCGCAGCGGAGGATCGAAGGTAGCGCTCGCTTCGTTGGCGGCGTACTTGGCCGAGTCGGGCTGGCCGCTAATCGATGCGCAGGTGGAGAACCCTCATCTCGCCTCGCTGGGCGCCTCGCTCATGCCGCGCGAAGCCTTCACCGGGGCCATCGCCGAGCTCGTGGACCTGTCCTCCCCGGAAGGCACCTGGACCGAGGGATTCGGAGGCCGTGAAGCCTCCCGATTGGCGCAAGCATCGGGGCCATAA
- the infA gene encoding translation initiation factor IF-1 codes for MSKDDSIEFEGTVAETLPNTMFRVKLENGHEIIAHISGRMRKNYIRILTGDKVKVEMTPYDLTKGRITYRMK; via the coding sequence ATGTCGAAAGACGATTCCATTGAATTCGAAGGCACCGTCGCCGAGACGCTGCCCAACACCATGTTCCGGGTCAAGCTGGAGAACGGGCACGAGATCATCGCCCACATCTCCGGCCGCATGCGCAAGAACTACATCCGCATCCTGACCGGCGACAAGGTGAAGGTCGAAATGACCCCCTACGATCTGACCAAGGGTCGCATCACCTATCGCATGAAATAA
- the clpA gene encoding ATP-dependent Clp protease ATP-binding subunit ClpA, giving the protein MFSKDLEQTIGQCYKRAREARHEFMTVEHLLLALLENPSAQAVLKATGADAGRLRADLEQAIEASVSRLAEDDGRDTQPTLGFQRVLQRAVYHVQSSGKKEVTGANVLVAIFGEKDSHAVYFLNQQDVTRLDIVNYLSHGIAKQGEENDAAGHPEGEGKAEGTDGEGKGDALTEFASNLNDLARQGKIDPLVGRGDEIERTIQVLCRRRKNNPLYVGEAGVGKTALAEGLAKRIVEGDVPDVLLDAVIYSLDLGALVAGTKYRGDFEKRLKGVLASIKKIPGAILFVDEIHTIIGAGSASGGTMDASNLIKPALASGELRCIGSTTFQEYRGIFEKDRALARRFQKIDIVEPTVGETYQILQGLKPKYEAHHGVTYADDALQAAVDLSVKHIGDRLLPDKAIDVIDEAGARQRLLPLETRKELIDVEEIETIVAKMARIPAKQVSSSDKDVLQHLERNLKMVIFGQDPAIETLASAIKLARSGLGNPDKPIGNFLFAGPTGVGKTEVTKQLALQLGIELVRFDMSEYMEPHSVSRLIGAPPGYVGFDQGGLLTEKIVKTPHCVLLLDEVEKAHPDIFNILLQVMDRGVLTDTNGREANFKNVILVMTTNAGAAQASRRTIGFMQQDHSTDAMEVIRRSFTPEFRNRLDAIVQFQGLGFDHILRVVDKFIIELEMLLQEKHVSLSATPAARDWLAQHGFDPLMGARPMSRLIQDKVKRPLADELLFGKLVNGGRVSIDARDGELVVDAQAEPERLLPATV; this is encoded by the coding sequence ATGTTCAGCAAAGACCTCGAGCAAACCATCGGCCAGTGCTACAAGCGCGCCCGAGAAGCTCGGCACGAATTCATGACCGTCGAGCATCTACTGCTCGCGCTCCTAGAAAATCCCTCGGCACAGGCCGTCCTGAAGGCGACCGGCGCGGACGCGGGCCGCCTGCGCGCGGACCTGGAACAGGCGATCGAAGCCTCGGTCTCCCGCCTGGCGGAAGACGATGGCCGCGACACCCAACCGACGCTCGGCTTCCAGCGCGTGCTGCAGCGCGCCGTCTACCACGTGCAATCCTCGGGCAAGAAGGAGGTCACCGGCGCCAACGTATTGGTGGCGATCTTCGGCGAGAAGGATTCGCATGCGGTGTACTTCCTTAACCAGCAGGACGTGACCCGGCTGGACATAGTCAACTATCTGTCCCATGGCATCGCCAAGCAGGGCGAGGAAAACGACGCCGCGGGGCACCCGGAAGGCGAGGGCAAGGCCGAGGGAACGGACGGCGAAGGCAAGGGCGACGCCCTTACCGAGTTCGCCAGCAACCTCAACGACCTCGCACGGCAGGGCAAGATCGACCCGCTGGTCGGCCGCGGAGACGAGATCGAGCGCACCATCCAGGTCCTGTGCCGCCGTCGCAAGAACAACCCGCTCTATGTCGGTGAAGCCGGCGTAGGCAAGACCGCGCTGGCGGAAGGTCTGGCCAAGCGCATCGTCGAGGGCGACGTGCCCGACGTGCTGCTGGATGCGGTCATCTACTCGCTGGATCTCGGCGCACTGGTGGCGGGCACCAAGTACCGCGGCGACTTCGAGAAGCGCCTGAAAGGCGTGCTCGCGTCGATCAAGAAGATCCCGGGCGCCATCCTGTTCGTCGACGAGATCCACACCATCATCGGAGCCGGTTCCGCGAGTGGTGGGACGATGGATGCTTCGAACCTGATCAAGCCGGCGCTGGCATCGGGTGAGCTGCGCTGCATCGGCTCGACCACGTTCCAGGAATACCGCGGGATCTTCGAGAAGGACCGCGCGCTCGCACGACGCTTCCAGAAGATCGACATCGTGGAACCCACGGTCGGCGAGACCTACCAGATCCTGCAGGGACTGAAGCCGAAGTACGAAGCGCACCACGGCGTGACCTATGCCGATGACGCGTTGCAGGCCGCGGTCGACCTGTCGGTCAAGCACATCGGCGACCGCCTGCTGCCCGACAAGGCCATCGACGTCATCGACGAAGCCGGCGCGCGCCAGCGGCTGCTGCCGCTGGAAACCCGCAAGGAACTGATCGACGTCGAGGAAATCGAAACCATCGTCGCCAAGATGGCGCGCATCCCCGCCAAGCAGGTGTCCTCGTCCGACAAGGACGTTCTGCAGCACCTGGAGCGCAACCTGAAGATGGTGATCTTCGGTCAGGATCCCGCTATCGAAACGCTAGCCTCGGCGATCAAGCTCGCGCGTAGCGGCTTGGGCAACCCGGACAAGCCGATCGGCAACTTCCTGTTCGCCGGCCCCACGGGCGTGGGCAAGACCGAGGTGACCAAACAACTGGCGCTGCAGCTGGGCATCGAACTGGTCCGCTTCGACATGAGCGAGTACATGGAGCCGCATTCGGTCAGCCGACTGATCGGCGCGCCTCCTGGCTATGTCGGTTTCGACCAGGGCGGCCTGCTGACCGAGAAAATCGTCAAGACGCCGCACTGCGTGCTGTTGCTGGACGAGGTCGAGAAAGCGCACCCCGACATCTTCAACATCCTGCTGCAGGTCATGGATCGCGGGGTACTGACGGATACCAACGGCCGCGAGGCGAACTTCAAGAACGTCATCCTGGTCATGACGACCAACGCGGGTGCTGCGCAGGCCTCGCGCCGTACGATCGGCTTCATGCAGCAGGACCACTCCACCGATGCGATGGAAGTGATCCGTCGGAGCTTCACGCCGGAGTTCCGTAACCGTCTGGACGCCATCGTCCAGTTCCAGGGCCTGGGCTTCGACCACATCCTGCGCGTGGTGGACAAGTTCATCATCGAGCTGGAAATGCTGCTGCAGGAGAAGCATGTCAGCCTGTCGGCCACGCCGGCGGCGCGCGACTGGCTGGCCCAGCATGGCTTCGATCCGTTGATGGGCGCGCGTCCGATGTCGCGTCTGATCCAGGACAAGGTGAAGCGGCCGCTCGCCGACGAACTGCTGTTCGGCAAGCTGGTCAACGGCGGCCGGGTCAGCATCGATGCCCGCGACGGCGAACTGGTGGTCGATGCACAGGCGGAGCCGGAGCGGCTGCTGCCAGCAACGGTCTGA
- the clpS gene encoding ATP-dependent Clp protease adapter ClpS — translation MARKNENERDHGLLVETSRPEVAPPPLYQVLLLNDDYTPMDFVVTVLQQFFVMDLEKATQVMLHVHTRGRGVCGVYTREVAESKVAQVNEFSRMNQHPLLCTMEKS, via the coding sequence ATGGCCCGCAAGAACGAAAACGAACGCGACCACGGCTTACTGGTGGAGACCAGCCGGCCCGAGGTCGCGCCGCCGCCCCTGTACCAGGTGTTGCTGCTCAACGACGATTACACACCCATGGACTTCGTGGTGACGGTCCTGCAGCAGTTCTTCGTCATGGACCTGGAAAAGGCGACCCAGGTGATGTTGCACGTGCATACCCGTGGCCGGGGCGTCTGCGGCGTCTACACGCGCGAGGTCGCCGAGTCCAAGGTGGCCCAAGTCAACGAGTTTTCCCGTATGAACCAGCATCCCTTGCTGTGCACGATGGAGAAGTCCTGA
- a CDS encoding NUDIX hydrolase: MSYREGRFWQPDVTVATVVVRDGKLLMVEERAQGRLVFNQPAGHLEPDESLLEAARRETLEETGWEVELTAFIGAYQWKATNPDGSGGRHYLRFAFAATPVRHLPDRPLDDGIVQAHWLTPEELQQQAERHRSPLVWQVVQDYLGGRRSPLSLLQHVP; the protein is encoded by the coding sequence GTGAGCTACCGCGAAGGCCGCTTCTGGCAACCCGACGTCACCGTGGCCACGGTGGTGGTCCGAGACGGAAAACTGCTGATGGTCGAGGAGCGCGCCCAAGGCCGTTTGGTGTTCAACCAACCTGCCGGTCACCTCGAGCCGGACGAGAGCCTGCTGGAAGCGGCCCGCCGCGAAACCCTCGAGGAAACCGGCTGGGAAGTCGAACTGACAGCGTTCATCGGCGCCTACCAGTGGAAGGCCACCAATCCCGATGGAAGCGGCGGCCGCCACTACCTGCGCTTCGCCTTCGCTGCGACGCCGGTGCGGCACCTGCCAGACCGTCCGCTGGACGACGGCATCGTGCAGGCGCACTGGCTGACGCCGGAGGAGCTGCAACAGCAGGCCGAACGCCATCGCAGTCCGTTGGTCTGGCAGGTCGTCCAGGACTACCTGGGCGGTCGCCGGTCGCCGCTGTCCCTGCTCCAGCACGTGCCGTGA
- the mnmA gene encoding tRNA 2-thiouridine(34) synthase MnmA: MSAPRIIVGVSGGVDSSVAALQLVEQGEPVAGLFMQNWADDGTGECRAEDDRRDAVAVCGRLGIPFHFRDFSSEYWQGVFEHFLAEYAAGRTPNPDVLCNREVKFKHFLDAARDLGAEKIATGHYARVDEVGGRWRLLRGVDRGKDQSYFLHQLGQAQLSATLFPIGGLQKSDLRRIAREAGLQTHDKKDSTGICFIGERDFREFLGRYLPAKRGEMRDPQGQVIGEHPGVFYFTLGQREGLQIGGVRGRPQAPWYVVGKDVAHNVLYVDQDTQSPYLMSTRLWTESAHWIAGSPPAERFDCTAQTRYRQPDEPCQVQVLSDGTVAVEFSTPQRAVTPGQSLVLYDGDECLGGAVIARTDAPLEMKLAEQAA; encoded by the coding sequence GTGAGCGCGCCACGCATCATCGTCGGGGTTTCGGGGGGCGTCGATTCATCGGTGGCCGCCCTGCAGCTGGTCGAGCAAGGAGAACCGGTCGCCGGCCTCTTCATGCAGAACTGGGCCGACGACGGCACCGGAGAGTGCCGTGCCGAGGACGACCGTCGCGATGCGGTGGCCGTCTGCGGCCGCTTGGGCATCCCCTTCCATTTCCGCGATTTCTCGTCGGAGTACTGGCAAGGGGTGTTCGAACACTTCCTGGCCGAGTACGCCGCGGGCCGCACGCCGAATCCCGACGTTCTGTGCAACCGCGAGGTGAAGTTCAAGCATTTCCTCGATGCAGCCCGCGACCTGGGGGCCGAGAAAATCGCCACCGGGCACTATGCGCGCGTGGACGAGGTGGGCGGTCGCTGGCGCCTGCTGCGCGGCGTGGACCGCGGCAAGGACCAGAGCTATTTCCTGCACCAGCTCGGCCAGGCGCAACTGTCGGCCACGCTGTTCCCCATCGGTGGACTGCAGAAGTCCGATCTGCGCCGGATCGCCCGTGAGGCCGGCCTACAGACCCACGACAAGAAGGACTCCACCGGCATCTGCTTCATTGGGGAGCGCGACTTCCGTGAGTTCCTGGGCCGCTACCTGCCTGCGAAGCGTGGCGAGATGCGCGACCCGCAGGGCCAGGTGATCGGCGAGCACCCCGGCGTCTTCTATTTCACGCTCGGGCAGCGCGAAGGTCTGCAGATCGGCGGTGTGCGGGGCCGTCCACAGGCGCCTTGGTATGTCGTGGGCAAGGACGTCGCCCACAACGTGCTGTACGTCGATCAGGACACGCAAAGCCCCTACCTGATGTCCACGCGCCTGTGGACCGAATCGGCGCACTGGATCGCCGGCAGCCCGCCCGCCGAACGTTTCGACTGCACGGCTCAGACCCGCTACCGGCAGCCGGACGAGCCCTGCCAGGTGCAGGTGCTCAGCGATGGCACTGTGGCCGTGGAGTTCTCCACGCCGCAGCGCGCCGTCACGCCGGGGCAGTCCTTGGTGCTGTATGACGGTGACGAATGCCTGGGCGGCGCGGTCATCGCGCGCACCGATGCCCCTCTTGAAATGAAACTCGCGGAGCAAGCAGCTTGA